A stretch of DNA from Thermoplasmata archaeon:
ATTCATCAGTGCTTTTCATGGAAGAACGATGGGGGCTCTTGCACTTACAGCAAGCAAGCCAGTTCACAGAGACCGCTATTTTCCAATGATGCCTGGCGTAAATCACATACCCTATGCATACTGCTACAGATGCAGATACAAGCTGGAATATCCATCATGTGATATCTGGTGCGCAAAAATATTGGACGAGGTTTATTTTGACACATTCATTCCACCAGAAGAAGTGGCAGGCATATTCGCAGAGCCAGTACAAGGGGAAGGCGGTTACATTGTGCCCCCGAAAGAGTTTCTACCAGAAATAAAGAAAATTGCAGAAAAACACAAGATTTTGTTCATAGATGATGAGGTTCAGGCAGGTTTCGGTAGAACTGGGAAGATGTTTGCCATAGAGCATTTTGGTGTTGTGCCAGATATTGTTTCGATTGCGAAGGCAATGGGCTCTGGAATCCCTATTGGTGCGATTGTGTTCAATGCAAAGTATGACTGGGGTGTGGAAGGTGCACACTCAAACACTTATGGTGGCAACCTTGTTTCCTGTGCTGCAGCCATTGCAACAATTGATGTGATTCAGAAAGAAAAACTCACAGCGCGTGCTGAGAAACTTGGAAAGTCGATGAGCAAGAGATTAAATGAGATGAAAGAAAAGTATGAGTTGATCGGTGATGTTCGTGGTCTTGGGCTGATGCAGGCAACAGAATTCGTGAAAAACAGGAAGACAAAGGAGTATGCGAAGAAGGAAAGGGACAGGATTGTGGAACTTGCTTACAAACGTGGATTGATTCTGCTTCCATGCGGCAAATCAGGAATAAGGTACATTCCTCCACTCACAATTGAAGAAGAGTATCTCGAGAAGGGACTGGATGTACTTGAGTCCTGCATAAAGGACGCCTCTAAATGAGGTGCTGATTTGCGGTGCCTAGTCACAGGTGGTGCTGGTTTCATAGGGAGTCATCTGGTAGATGCTCTCGTTGCCAAAGGCGAGGAAGTGACAGTTATAGACAATTTATCAGGAGGTAGGATAGAGTATATCAAAGAGCACATAGACAGCAATAGGGTGAAGTTCATCCATGGTGATTTGCTGGACAGAGAAGTCACTGCGCAGGCTGCAGAGGGCGTTGAAATTGTGTTCCACCTTGCTGCGAACCCAGACATAAGGCATGGGACCGCTAACCCAGATGTGGACTTAAAACAGGGTGTTGTAGCGACCCACAATTTGCTTGAAGTGATGCGTCAAAAAGAAGTAAAGAGAATTGTGTTTGCATCCAGTTCGGTGGTTTACGGAGAGGCAAAGAAAATCCCCACACCAGAGGACTATGG
This window harbors:
- a CDS encoding acetyl ornithine aminotransferase family protein → MDVPKIIQVPPGKKAKKIVEEDTKYLATSTKTSPVVAAKAKNAILEDVDGNVYIDFSAGIGVLNLGHCHPAIVEAIKTQSEKLMHFAGTDFYYEIQVELAKKLCEITPGKFAKKVFYTNSGAESNEAAIKLARWSTQRKQFMAFISAFHGRTMGALALTASKPVHRDRYFPMMPGVNHIPYAYCYRCRYKLEYPSCDIWCAKILDEVYFDTFIPPEEVAGIFAEPVQGEGGYIVPPKEFLPEIKKIAEKHKILFIDDEVQAGFGRTGKMFAIEHFGVVPDIVSIAKAMGSGIPIGAIVFNAKYDWGVEGAHSNTYGGNLVSCAAAIATIDVIQKEKLTARAEKLGKSMSKRLNEMKEKYELIGDVRGLGLMQATEFVKNRKTKEYAKKERDRIVELAYKRGLILLPCGKSGIRYIPPLTIEEEYLEKGLDVLESCIKDASK